Proteins encoded by one window of Cyclobacteriaceae bacterium:
- a CDS encoding NADH-quinone oxidoreductase subunit A — protein MSSEALIIFFIGGVIMVGAGILASNLLAPKSKNPLKDEPYECGVPTQGTSWIQFRVGYYLFAILFLIFDVETVFIFPWAVVMKKVGLSAFIEILIFLIILGLGLLYAWKKKALKWE, from the coding sequence ATGAGTAGTGAAGCCTTAATTATATTTTTCATCGGGGGTGTAATCATGGTAGGGGCCGGTATATTGGCATCAAACCTGTTAGCGCCAAAATCAAAAAACCCGTTGAAAGACGAGCCGTATGAGTGTGGTGTTCCTACACAGGGCACTTCCTGGATTCAGTTCCGGGTAGGGTATTACCTGTTCGCCATCCTCTTTCTCATCTTCGATGTGGAAACGGTTTTCATTTTTCCCTGGGCGGTGGTGATGAAGAAAGTTGGCTTATCTGCTTTTATAGAAATTTTAATTTTTCTGATCATTCTCGGACTTGGGTTGTTATATGCCTGGAAAAAGAAAGCGTTGAAATGGGAGTAA
- a CDS encoding 2-oxoacid:ferredoxin oxidoreductase subunit beta: protein MENTIDIPQEKTLTKKDFESDQLVRWCPGCGDYSILSAMTNALPQLNIPRENFVFVSGIGCAARFPYYMNTYGFHTIHGRGPAVATGVKLANPKLSVWEIQGDGDAMAIGGNHFIHALRRNIDINIILFNNEIYGLTKGQYSPTSPAGLVTKSTPYGSVERPFQAAELVIGAQGTFYARTIDTNPKLMTEIFVHAAKHVGTSLVEVLQNCVIFNDDAHAAVTAKQNRDDFQLHVKHGQPLLFGKENKKGIRLNGLKLEVVTIGENGITENDILVHDAHNEDPTLHLMLARMAPPHFPMALGVIREVRAKTYDEAIAEEREKITANARYHSVDDLLKSGEIWEIK, encoded by the coding sequence ATGGAAAACACAATAGATATACCGCAAGAAAAAACCCTCACCAAAAAAGATTTTGAAAGCGACCAGTTGGTAAGGTGGTGCCCGGGCTGTGGCGATTATTCCATCCTCTCAGCCATGACCAATGCATTGCCGCAGCTTAACATTCCCCGCGAAAATTTTGTCTTCGTTTCAGGAATCGGCTGCGCAGCTCGCTTTCCATATTATATGAATACGTATGGCTTTCATACCATTCACGGTCGTGGGCCTGCTGTGGCAACCGGAGTAAAACTGGCTAACCCTAAACTGAGCGTTTGGGAAATTCAAGGCGATGGCGATGCGATGGCCATTGGTGGAAACCACTTCATTCATGCTTTGCGTAGAAACATTGATATCAATATCATACTCTTTAATAATGAGATCTACGGACTTACCAAAGGGCAATACTCCCCCACCTCTCCGGCAGGACTAGTAACCAAATCCACACCGTATGGATCAGTTGAACGGCCATTCCAGGCTGCAGAACTCGTGATTGGTGCACAAGGCACCTTCTACGCCCGAACCATTGACACCAATCCGAAATTAATGACGGAGATTTTTGTGCACGCGGCCAAACATGTAGGTACCTCATTGGTGGAAGTGTTGCAAAACTGTGTGATCTTCAATGACGATGCCCATGCTGCCGTTACTGCGAAACAAAACCGCGATGATTTTCAATTGCATGTAAAGCATGGTCAACCCCTGTTATTTGGCAAGGAGAATAAAAAAGGCATTCGTCTGAACGGTTTAAAACTGGAAGTTGTAACGATTGGCGAAAATGGCATCACCGAAAACGACATCCTTGTTCATGATGCACACAATGAAGATCCAACGCTTCACCTGATGCTTGCCCGCATGGCGCCACCTCACTTCCCGATGGCCTTGGGAGTTATTCGTGAGGTCAGGGCAAAAACATATGATGAAGCGATTGCAGAAGAACGTGAAAAGATAACCGCGAATGCACGATACCATTCAGTGGATGACTTATTAAAGAGTGGAGAAATTTGGGAGATTAAGTAA
- a CDS encoding 2-oxoacid:acceptor oxidoreductase subunit alpha gives MSETAINGKKTTKELEKVVIRFAGDSGDGMQLTGSQFSFTSALWGNDLATFPDFPAEIRAPQGTVEGVSGFQVQIGKIDIYTPGDQADVLVAMNPAALKSNLQFARKGGNVIVDLDAFVDRNIEKAGFATNPLEDGTLADYNVVEAPISSLTKTALEGLQLDNKSIMRSKNMFALGMMYWLFDRSLKETEKYIDSKFKKTPALAEGNKRALNAGFHYAETIEALPAMYKVPPAQIEKGTYRHISGNTATAWGLMAAAEKVSKKLFLGSYPITPASDILHELSRHKNLGVITMQAEDEIAAVCSAIGASYAGQLGVTTSSGPGIALKGEAIGLAVMAEIPLVVVDVQRGGPSTGLPTKTEQADINIAVYGRNSESPAVVLAASTPANCFDFAYLAAKIAMEHMTPVILLTDGYLANGSEPWKFPHTADLPPITLREPHKDNGVYYPYVRDAETLARGWAVPGTPGFEHRIGGLEKQEKTGNVSYDPQNHEKMVRIRAEKVARVANYIPELEVQGNGDGKLLVVGWGGTFGGLHTAVTELQQANRKIDFVHFNFINPLPKNTKAVFEKYDKILVCELNMGQFASLLRSKFPGMNILSYTKIQGQPFLVTELKEVFLENLKD, from the coding sequence ATGAGCGAAACAGCGATAAACGGCAAAAAAACGACTAAGGAACTGGAAAAAGTGGTTATCCGGTTTGCTGGCGATTCCGGGGACGGAATGCAGCTTACCGGTTCGCAATTCAGTTTTACATCTGCTTTGTGGGGAAACGACCTGGCCACGTTTCCGGATTTTCCGGCCGAAATACGGGCTCCTCAGGGAACAGTTGAAGGCGTATCCGGCTTTCAGGTTCAGATCGGTAAGATTGATATTTATACACCAGGCGACCAGGCCGATGTATTGGTGGCGATGAACCCGGCTGCCCTGAAATCAAACCTGCAATTTGCCCGCAAAGGAGGCAACGTTATTGTTGATCTGGATGCCTTTGTGGATCGCAACATTGAAAAGGCTGGCTTTGCGACCAACCCCTTAGAGGATGGAACGTTGGCCGATTACAATGTGGTAGAAGCACCAATTTCCTCCCTTACCAAAACGGCTTTGGAAGGACTTCAACTCGACAATAAAAGCATCATGCGCTCCAAGAACATGTTTGCTCTGGGCATGATGTATTGGTTGTTCGATCGTTCGTTAAAAGAGACAGAGAAATACATCGATTCAAAATTCAAGAAAACACCGGCTTTGGCCGAAGGAAATAAACGCGCTTTGAATGCAGGCTTTCACTATGCCGAAACCATCGAAGCCTTGCCGGCCATGTACAAGGTGCCGCCTGCTCAAATCGAAAAAGGAACGTACCGGCACATTTCCGGAAACACAGCAACAGCATGGGGCTTAATGGCAGCTGCCGAAAAAGTGAGTAAAAAACTTTTCCTGGGCTCATACCCCATCACGCCTGCATCCGATATTCTGCATGAACTATCGCGCCACAAAAACTTAGGCGTTATCACCATGCAAGCCGAAGATGAAATTGCAGCCGTGTGTTCCGCCATTGGTGCGAGCTACGCGGGTCAATTGGGTGTCACCACATCATCAGGTCCGGGTATTGCCTTGAAAGGTGAAGCCATCGGGCTGGCCGTGATGGCGGAAATACCGTTGGTAGTGGTTGATGTACAACGCGGTGGTCCTTCCACCGGATTACCAACCAAGACAGAACAAGCCGACATTAACATTGCCGTGTATGGCCGCAACAGTGAAAGTCCGGCTGTGGTACTGGCCGCCAGCACTCCCGCAAACTGTTTCGACTTTGCATACCTCGCAGCAAAAATTGCCATGGAGCACATGACTCCGGTAATTTTATTAACCGATGGTTATCTGGCTAATGGATCTGAGCCATGGAAATTTCCACACACTGCAGACCTGCCACCCATTACGCTACGCGAACCGCATAAGGACAATGGTGTTTATTACCCTTACGTACGTGATGCAGAAACATTGGCGCGTGGTTGGGCCGTACCCGGTACACCGGGGTTTGAACACCGCATTGGTGGATTGGAGAAGCAGGAAAAAACCGGAAATGTTTCGTACGATCCACAGAACCACGAAAAAATGGTTCGAATCCGTGCGGAAAAAGTGGCGCGTGTAGCCAACTACATTCCCGAGCTGGAAGTACAAGGAAATGGTGATGGCAAATTACTGGTTGTAGGTTGGGGCGGTACCTTTGGTGGATTGCACACTGCGGTTACTGAATTGCAACAAGCAAATCGGAAAATTGATTTTGTTCATTTCAACTTCATAAATCCCCTACCAAAAAATACCAAAGCTGTATTTGAAAAGTATGACAAGATATTGGTCTGCGAATTAAACATGGGACAATTCGCTTCGCTGTTACGGAGCAAGTTTCCTGGTATGAATATTTTATCCTACACCAAAATTCAGGGCCAACCCTTTTTGGTTACCGAACTGAAGGAAGTTTTCTTAGAAAACCTAAAAGACTGA
- a CDS encoding ferredoxin family protein, translated as MPYIICEPCVSTCDTACVDVCPVDCIHGPISKDGSGSEVKEPGFDKNGKQLYINPEVCIDCDACVPACPVEAIFEESQVPEQWKGYIAQNYEFYGVQPPA; from the coding sequence ATGCCCTACATAATTTGTGAACCCTGTGTAAGCACCTGCGATACTGCCTGTGTGGATGTTTGTCCAGTGGATTGCATCCATGGTCCGATAAGTAAAGACGGTAGCGGATCGGAAGTGAAAGAACCCGGTTTCGATAAAAACGGAAAGCAACTTTATATCAATCCGGAAGTTTGCATTGATTGCGATGCCTGTGTGCCGGCCTGCCCGGTGGAAGCAATTTTTGAAGAGAGCCAGGTTCCTGAACAATGGAAAGGATACATTGCACAGAACTATGAGTTCTATGGTGTTCAACCTCCGGCATGA
- a CDS encoding NAD(P)H-hydrate dehydratase, translating to MIKILSAKQIRELDAYTIKHEPIPSIDLMERACRAFCSWFTTHFDTRYTVGIVCGSGNNGGDGLGIARMLLDWNYSVKVWVVEGAGRESLDFKTNLQRLKEKTQIQSISKQYDKGLFAGCDVLIDALFGSGLSRPVEGVSAEVISCMNQAEAIRVAVDIPSGLMADAPSAGAIFKADHTVSFQLPKLAFFLPENHAYVGEWHIVDIGLSKAGLEQAQTETFLLTRKDVAKLVKPQHKFDHKGKRGNALLIAGSYGKMGAAVLASRAALRTGVGLLTSHVPVKGYEIIQTTVPEAMVSIDQADACFSIVPETDPYSAIGIGPGLGKDKKTVQALRVALEKTNAPMVLDADALNIISENRELLALLRPGIILTPHPKEFERFAGESKNDFERLDRQRAFSKEYKVVVVLKGAYTTITSPEGIMFINNTGNPAMATGGSGDVLTGILTALLAQGYSPVDATQLGVWLHGLSGDEARRKLGQRGLIASDFIEHLPVAFSSLR from the coding sequence ATGATCAAAATACTTAGCGCAAAACAGATCAGGGAACTGGATGCCTACACCATCAAGCACGAGCCCATTCCCTCCATCGACCTGATGGAGCGTGCCTGTCGTGCTTTTTGTTCATGGTTTACAACCCACTTTGATACCCGCTATACGGTTGGTATTGTTTGTGGCTCCGGTAATAATGGTGGTGATGGGTTGGGCATTGCCCGCATGCTGTTGGATTGGAATTATTCCGTTAAGGTTTGGGTAGTTGAAGGTGCCGGTCGTGAATCGCTGGATTTCAAAACAAACCTACAACGATTGAAAGAGAAAACTCAAATTCAGTCCATTAGCAAACAGTACGATAAGGGCTTGTTTGCTGGATGCGATGTGTTGATTGATGCCTTGTTTGGCTCCGGCTTATCACGACCAGTTGAAGGGGTAAGTGCGGAGGTGATTTCCTGTATGAATCAGGCAGAGGCCATTCGTGTGGCGGTAGATATTCCTTCGGGATTAATGGCCGATGCACCATCTGCAGGTGCCATTTTTAAAGCTGATCATACCGTATCTTTTCAATTGCCCAAGCTTGCATTCTTTTTACCTGAAAATCACGCTTATGTAGGTGAATGGCATATAGTGGATATTGGTTTAAGCAAAGCAGGACTTGAACAAGCACAAACGGAAACATTTCTGCTTACCAGAAAGGATGTAGCCAAGCTTGTTAAACCGCAACACAAGTTTGACCACAAAGGAAAGCGCGGAAATGCCTTACTCATTGCCGGAAGTTATGGAAAAATGGGTGCGGCTGTATTGGCCTCACGTGCGGCCCTTCGCACCGGTGTGGGTTTACTCACATCACACGTTCCGGTGAAGGGATATGAAATCATTCAAACTACGGTACCTGAGGCCATGGTGAGTATTGATCAGGCAGATGCGTGTTTCTCCATCGTTCCGGAAACAGACCCATACTCGGCTATCGGCATTGGGCCGGGTTTGGGCAAGGATAAAAAAACAGTTCAGGCTTTGCGTGTTGCGTTGGAGAAAACTAATGCTCCGATGGTATTGGATGCTGATGCGTTAAACATCATCAGCGAAAATCGGGAATTACTTGCACTATTAAGACCAGGAATAATCCTTACGCCTCATCCCAAAGAATTTGAGCGATTCGCTGGTGAATCAAAAAATGATTTTGAACGATTGGATCGTCAACGGGCATTTTCAAAAGAGTATAAGGTAGTGGTGGTATTAAAGGGAGCTTACACCACCATCACATCTCCGGAAGGCATTATGTTCATTAACAACACCGGTAACCCGGCCATGGCTACGGGTGGAAGTGGCGATGTGCTAACCGGAATTTTAACGGCCTTGCTGGCGCAGGGATACTCTCCGGTTGATGCTACACAATTGGGCGTATGGCTACATGGCCTGTCCGGGGATGAAGCCCGCAGAAAGCTCGGCCAACGCGGACTGATTGCCTCCGATTTTATTGAGCACTTACCGGTGGCTTTTTCGAGCCTGCGGTAA
- a CDS encoding T9SS type A sorting domain-containing protein, producing the protein MLKTFTILLFCLLSGVAMAQDGAYQAERASFAKSISIYPNPATEYIEINLDQLNAGKVKLSLYNIIGNEMTAETEVIDDHKIRMRVKDFAAGYYLIALRDDETKFKGTYKFLKR; encoded by the coding sequence GTGCTTAAAACCTTTACCATACTCCTTTTTTGCCTCTTGTCAGGTGTGGCTATGGCGCAGGACGGTGCTTACCAGGCAGAGCGCGCTTCGTTTGCAAAATCGATTTCAATATACCCCAACCCGGCTACGGAATACATTGAAATAAACCTTGATCAGCTAAATGCCGGTAAGGTTAAGCTTTCGCTCTATAATATCATCGGCAATGAAATGACGGCTGAGACTGAGGTGATTGACGACCACAAGATACGCATGCGGGTAAAGGATTTTGCAGCAGGCTATTACCTGATTGCCCTTCGGGATGATGAAACCAAATTCAAGGGTACCTATAAATTTCTAAAGCGCTGA
- a CDS encoding low specificity L-threonine aldolase: protein MKAFASDNYSGVHPEIMEALHQTNHEHMGSYGADEITARVVKKFKTLFGDDTEVFFVYNGTGANVLGLTAATQSFNAIICSELAHINVDESTAPEKFTGCKLIGLPTTNGKIYADQVENRIQRLGDQHHPQAKVISISQSTEYSTVYTAEEVKSLSEIAKKYNFYLHMDGARISNAAVSLGQDFRNFTKDAGVDVLSFGGTKNGMMFGEAVVFFNPAVAKQFAYIRKQGMQLHSKMRFITAQFDALLSNDLWKRSASHANSMAKRLEHALRQIPQIKVTQAVDGNGVFAIIPKEITEALQQEFFFYVWNDRTNECRLMCSFDTTEKEVDQFAEKAKALCSAL, encoded by the coding sequence ATGAAAGCTTTCGCCAGCGACAACTACTCCGGTGTACACCCGGAAATTATGGAGGCCTTGCACCAGACCAACCACGAGCACATGGGCTCATACGGTGCTGATGAAATTACAGCACGCGTGGTTAAAAAATTCAAAACGCTTTTTGGTGATGACACTGAAGTATTCTTTGTTTACAACGGTACAGGCGCCAATGTACTTGGTTTAACAGCAGCAACTCAATCGTTCAACGCCATTATATGTTCTGAGTTGGCGCACATCAATGTAGATGAATCAACTGCCCCTGAAAAATTTACAGGTTGTAAACTGATTGGCTTACCAACCACTAACGGAAAAATATATGCGGATCAGGTTGAGAACCGCATTCAACGATTAGGCGACCAACATCATCCGCAGGCAAAGGTCATTTCCATCTCACAATCCACCGAATACAGCACGGTATATACCGCAGAAGAAGTAAAATCACTATCCGAAATAGCGAAGAAGTATAACTTCTACCTCCACATGGATGGCGCACGCATTAGTAATGCGGCTGTTAGTCTGGGTCAGGATTTCAGGAATTTTACGAAAGATGCCGGTGTAGATGTGCTTTCGTTTGGCGGAACCAAAAACGGAATGATGTTTGGCGAAGCGGTTGTATTTTTTAATCCTGCAGTTGCCAAACAATTTGCCTACATCCGTAAGCAAGGTATGCAACTGCATTCCAAGATGCGGTTTATCACCGCTCAATTCGATGCGCTTTTGTCAAATGACTTATGGAAACGAAGTGCATCGCACGCGAATAGCATGGCCAAACGGCTGGAACATGCCCTTCGGCAAATTCCTCAAATAAAAGTTACACAAGCTGTGGATGGCAATGGCGTGTTTGCCATCATCCCAAAAGAAATTACAGAAGCCCTTCAGCAGGAATTTTTCTTTTACGTGTGGAACGACCGAACCAACGAATGCCGGCTAATGTGCTCGTTCGACACGACAGAAAAAGAAGTAGATCAGTTTGCTGAAAAAGCAAAAGCGCTATGTTCAGCGCTTTAG